The nucleotide sequence atGCTGTGTTtccattcatctccactttcaataataagcgGAGAACTCagtcattccctcagttcattcattcacatcagtatcgctccttcagtgcagcccccccccccccacacaccccccccccccccccccccacacacccccACCGTGcacacggagcacggactgtcggGACCTTGCCaggaaatttaaatgttccagtacagaagtacagaagagggaaacagtttcagataatttcattataatttaccctccacatttaatagtaattcagcttattagctaatctatttgtgtgtgtgtgttttgttttttttactttttgagtcccgagtggagcagtagaataaagttattagcagtcGGTGTctaataaaagctacttttttaaatcaccaaatatcttaaatcattctttttgtccacaTATTTGATAGTTTAccccagaataaaaacacgttgagctttgattaggtcagtttcattatagtccgctctctgaaggcacggagtcagcggaaagttatttttatttatttatttattttcttccccattcttccgtgatggttaataacggagattaattaaaacattggggttgcaggactggcggagatgcagatattagatcggagtttggatctgaatggaggaaatccagttcatccaggagcgacaggattaaccatcactttctccaaggctgagtttaggagctctggcttttttgtttcactgtcatatatagtgaatatatttcacagacatatattcatgtctccagccCTGACAGCTgcaaggggattttttttttaagcagcagcaccttggtgaggCGGAGCTATTCacccaatcagggagctttattccgagggtgtggacagctctactcggagctgatcggcgcctctcggagcgcaccacacactacaggatttgcgattggaaatattaaacatgttcattatctacgatctccccttccgacgcctcccgagggGCTCCaaccggaaaacatctctcagaacacaccgcacactacatgaagatcggacccgaacttcCTGTCAGGATGCATGAAGGCTGTTCAGGTCCACTGTTCAAATTAACACCAATAGCAGCCAATAAAATATCTGTACCTGTCCTTCATATGCCCTCAGGAGTTATTTCATCTTCTCAAAGAAATGTCCAGTCTTCTTTCTGTAGCGCTTTAGTAGATGATGTGTACATTTATCAAGTTCAGCAAAGAGGGAAGATGGTAACTTTTGGTTGGTGATCCTATGGAATTCACTGCAGAGCTGcatggaaaagaaaagtacAACACAAGACTTTTGTCAGACAAATAGACATATTTAACACCATCAAGGTTCTGTTCAAGCACGATCTCAATAAATTTGGCAGCAAGTGTGTTAACATTTTAGCATGGCCTCTCCAAACTGTTACTCACAAAACAGAGCAGGCCGCTGGTCTGTGAGTTCACCAACAGGAGGGGCTGAATGCACTTGGTCCATTTTGAAGCATCATCTGTTACGCTGAAACACTGGCCACCAAAGAGTCTGTAGTGCCTCAATGACTGTATTTTCAccgcactgaaaaaaaaaacacagttcacATTCTAACATGATTCGTGTCTGTTAACACAATTACCAACCGACTGAACTTTTTGTTAAAGCCGAGGTAGTAACCAACATTTCTAATCACTGAGCAGGAGCATAGATGTTAGCTACCCAGCTAACGTGTTAGCTGCTCAGTTATTAAGATAATGAGAAGTAAACTAAACACACGTTCTCACAGTCAACTTACAAAAGTCAAGAAAGCGTTTTGACATTAACTCTGAACCCTGACAGGGTGATAAGGAGTGTTTAGACCCTTAATTAGCAAGTTCTAGCCTTACAGCACGTGCTATAAACTGTTCAGACAGGgggaaatataataaaataaaacaacaatattaCCTGTCAAAATCTTCAAATTCTTGTATGTCCAGGGTCAGACACATTCTCAACAACAGCCGGGCAGCGATGCAGGCTCCCGGtacttcctccctctaacaggCTGCAGGTTCAAACTGGCCAACCAGTCACGTAGTCAGGGCGCGTGcccgtggtgcgttcagggtgtGTGGATGTGGATTCAGGATGCAAAAAAGTTTGCTCAGTGAATAGAAATCATAATTGAAtcgatttatttatttatttatttatttatttatttatttatttatttatttatttatttatttattttcatgtccaCGGTTTTCTATTCTTGTCCTGTCAACAGTGCAAAGTAAATGAAGAAATTTGTCATTTGATAAATGAAACTGACCAGCAGGGCCGGCCCTATGAAATCCGGGGGCCCTAAGTGCGATACTTTAGGGGGTCCCACTTCcccaatggggtattttcacagcttcactacttcctgacaatagctgtgcacattcatttcctgtcttacattattggccaatctgattaatccaggtgtgtctggtttagactgctgcaacaagacacacctgggctgtgttcgaaaccgcatactgtctactacatccttacatactcatactatgcgtcctgcatcctgcttactcagtccatcaaacagtatgcgaagcgtttacactacagcatactacataataacccacaatgcattgcacttcttccatgagcagaaatcgatctgctaaagctgatttcactttagctctaaactcgacaaatgtataacttcatcgagattttgtttaaaattaggcgacaaagtggtggtttagaggccgagtgtgtcgtttactTGTcagaatatcagccgtttatgattttgttcggactaattcggcgaaattcaagccagccgcagtgagcaacgcacttccggttattttcaccagaataaaccacccctttccctttctcatacaaaacaacctcagtgataaatctgtgcttttactttgaaaacaagaaggcaatctttcagcaatatatctcgcttaacgtcgccgtttggaccggtgtcccgttaacggaccacttattatgccaattatgatgctttactgACGGAGAGtattttcggctcttcaacaaagatcggctcgccgtcttcggtgcatcatggtcgctttcagcatggacttgttctcagatgtaagggtttttttttttgtttttttgtttttactatttttaatcattgtcagtccaatcagaaatctcgtaacataacatacctacgagcacaaacaatggagggaagattaaatctagaatcatactcagcttgctaaatgtacatcatgaagaaacagtcattatgaactgaataaagtttattcaaatgtccgtcgcgttgcatcttgggcaatttcagtatgagtagtgaacacacgatgtatactcaacatttctggcgaatgcagtatgcatccgggaacttctcgcatactcaaaatcgcatactgccagtgtaaacacactgtatactcaataagttagtatgagtagtaggtaagtatgcggtttcgaacacagccctggattaatcattttggccaataatgcaagacaggaaatgaatgtgcacagttaatttcaggaagtagtggagctgtgaaaatggcccattacAGATGTAATGGTAAAGGAACACAAAACTGGATACCGAATTCTATCGGAAATCATATTAGTTACAAAAATGTTCCCTCTTTGATTATGATTCCCATAGTTTACTGCAGATAGAGACGGTTCTGCTTGCGAGTATGCTTcacatttaataaatatttttcaagcaacGAATGTCATTTTTACTGTTCTTTATGAGGCTTAAAACTTaaattgtttacattttgactTATCATTAAAAAATTATGTGGATGCATACTtggaaactgaaatgaaacaattaaaaatctTAAACTGTAATTTGCATGGCAAAAGTGGTGAACATTTTTGTACTGATATGAAATCAACTTAAACGAAAGTAGTCAGCAGAACAAACTTGAATTATAACAGCACAACTCAAAATGCCTCACAAACTGAAGTGCACCTTAAATAACAGTTATTTCTAAAACAATTCACTTTTGAGTTGCAATGGATTCATCACAATGAGTAACTTCAACTTTTCTTGATTATTGGGTTATGTGAACTTATTTCTTTTATTAAGATGTGCTGTtatgttttacagtgtaattcAAAGTAAGTAAATCATGTTTATAAAGCTGAATAATCATGTTGCTTCCTTGATTGTTGCAGTTCTCCATAGTGACCGACAGAGGTCGCTGTTCTTCACCCTGACTGTTCACATCACTGGCATCGGGCGACCCCTGCAGGCCATTCTGTGAAACTACATCAGTTCGTTCAGCCACAGGTTGTCATGAAAGAGTTAAAGTCTAAAATCCTCttaccgccgccgccgctcctgtTCGGTTCCGCTGGAATCGGTTCGGACTCGTCGTCACATGGTCGGAAATCAGCAGGTgaagcgccacacacacaccgccgtgTGTGTCCCGTGAACTGAGCTCCCCTCCGCCGCACACACACCAGGATGGACTTCATGACAGATCGAGATGTGGAGAAGGTGAGGATTAAGGCGAAGTAACGGCGgatcctgcaggctgcagccatgTGCTTCACTCACACTGCAAATCCTGCCTCCTGCACCCTGTGTGCAGGgatagtgtgtgtttgtatgttttaaaaatcactcccatgttttgctttttttttttttttttttttttgtcttttcctgcGAAAGCTGTTTGTCTGGACCTGATTGCATAACAtgctgcagacagaatgtcctcTTTACTCTGCTGTGCAAACCAAAGTCTAAAACTCTCTTTACTCTTTCAACGTATATGTTTATGCAAGGAACACTCATTCAATTCTCATGAATGAAAGAGTGTTTAACGAAGCGATTGAAGGACATGTTAGAGTACACAGGAAAACGTAACTTCAATTCCAGCAGATTGTGCAATGCAGCTGTTCCAAGAatgtgtttaatgtttaaaaggCAGTGTTGAAATCCTGCATTATTTGTTATTGAGTAATGAGACAACCTTATGTTCTATCATATTTTCAAAGCAACTTAGAGCAGAAACACTTAAAATGTAGAAAACCTGCAAACTTTAAGAGCTTTTGTACTTCAGGAGGGACTCAGGTTGGAGTTGAAACAGCTCGATTCACTGCTCATGTTTGGTGTTTTGGTTgtaaaggttgcagacctccAGCCAGTCACATTTAATGTAGCACCACGTTGTGATTCACTGAAATATCCAAATGAGATTACACGAGTTTTTACAGAAATCCAGTGAGAAAATTATTAGTTTCAAAGGGATTGTGAAGCCATAAATAGTGAGATTAAGTGAAGGTTTGGTAAGTTTAGTGTTTATTCACTTACATTTTTCCTTATGCTTTTGGGAAATGCTTGAATTTTTAGTGTTTTAAACAAATCACAgcagttaaaatatttttccttagtattattttattgacattttaaagaGTGCTGAAATGTGGAGGACAGGATTCGacagagggctgctcctctgtccTGAAGCGCTCCGACGAGCCTGACggcgtctcctccgtctcctcagtACCGGCGGGACGGCTTCGTGGTGATGGACGGGCTGCTCAGCCCTCAGGAGTGCGACCAGCTCAGGCAGCGGATGGCGGAGATCGTGGACGAGATGGACGTGCCCGACCACTGCCGCATCACCTTCTCCACCGACCACGACGAGCAGCTGAAGGAAcaggtgacccctgacccctctcGACCCCACCTGGCCCCACCCGGGCCGACCGGAACAGCCGTAACACTGCCACTGCTTTTCTCCCACATGCTTTCCGTAACTCaacactttatttaaaaaaaaaaaaaaaaaaaagatgcaggtAAGACTGAAGATACTCtgatcagccaaaacattatgacctTTATGAGGTGGGAAGCTGAGCCTCCTACACTCAAACTCAAACTTAGCTTGATgccacagcaggaagtgaagagttTTAGTGGCAGTTCTGACAGAAAGACAGTGTCACATGACAACgtgtggtcataatgttatggctgatggCTCTCCCGTCTCGTGTGAACGGTGTCGTGAGCGTTTAAGCGTCTCCTCTGGTGTAACGTAAcctctctgacctgcagggaaACGCCGACTACTTCATCACCAGCGGCGATAAGATCCGCTTCTTCTTCGAGAAGGGAGTGTTCGACGACAAAGGTGAACccgcagcctgtcctgtcagcgagttttccacgtgtgtgtgtgtattaaaacCTGTGTTTTCTTCCAGGTGAATTCATCGTTCCAAAGCAGCGATCTATTAACAAAATTGGACATGGTGAGATCCCCAGAAATTCAACAACAGTCCGTTAAAAATTCTCCTATAAATCTTCCAAtaactagattttttttttcttttttccataaGCGCTACATGCCTACGAACCCTTGTACAAAAAGGTGACACATTCACCCAAAGTTCAGGTGAGTTTGCGGCAAGatgaagcaggaagaagagctctcatcacaGAGTAATTTAACACCTGCGTCGTCTGTGTCAAAGGGAATAGCTAAGAAACTGGGCCTGGTGAGTCCCGTCATTCTGCAAGGCATGTACATCTTCAAGGTAAAAGCCTCCACTCTGCGCTGTTTATTTGAGTTTGAAATGTAGACTAAatgaattcactttttttttttccagcaaccAGGAATTGGTGGTGAAGGTGAGAAAACATGGCTGCCTTTTCTGTTCACATTTTTACTTAAAATTGTAATAATGATATTACATTATAAAAGAAATCTTTCTTCAGTTACACTCAAACCtaacagtaaaacaaaacagttttcaaaaacattctttttcttcctctagCTCTAAATTCTTTCCCTGAAGTGACTTATTATTCCTTCATGATAACTTATACCAAAATATTTTCATGTTGACATATTCGAATAAATGTAAGaaatatttttggaaattaGAAGAATTGACTCGTGACTGTAGATACAAAGGAAATAAAAGGTAACTCCTGCAGGAACAGCTGTGTGACTTgttttctaataataataataataataataatgtttacTTTCAGCTTGGcgacaaaatgaacaaaatcacTGAACTTCAGTAAACTGGAACAATATTATTGAAGCTTCATCGCAGGAGTCAGTTACTCACAAGTTGATTACAGTCACTCATGAACTAGTCGTAATGTGTTTATATTCACGGTTAAAACACCTCAATAATCCACAGTTGTAATTGCACGGTAGTTCCTGGTAGAAGTATCTCCAGTGATGCATTAATCCATAAAGCTTTTCCACCACACTGCCCAGTAAACGTCGGTACATTACAATAAAAAGCTAAGGGGATGATTCAATGATAGATTCCTGTAAATATTGAAGGTTTCCAGGCtgtttaaattgtgattttaCTTTATACTTTTAATGAATTACTGCTTTCTTGGGTTCAAAATCACTTGTTAAGTTTTGCTTGTATTCAGGTCGTCATCTACTCTCCAGATGTTTGAAGTCACATTATGAAATGatgtgttttacattttaaacttaTTTCTTGAGTTCAGTAATAAACTCTATATGTTGTAAACCTCATGGATTTAAGAGAAGGGGTCTTTGcagctgcatttttttgtaatatttccAATAGAAATGGAAAATTACTCAATTCTGTTCTCAAAGCGAAGCTTAAGCTTTATAAAAACCTGTTGTCAGCACCCAGGAGAGGCCTTtatttcctctgctgtgtgtttcagtgacgCCGCACCAAGACGCCACCTTCCTGTACACGGAGCCTCTGGGCAGAGTCATGGGCCTGTGGATCGCTCTGGAAGACGCCACCGTCAACAACGGCTGCCTGTGGTTCATCCCCGGATCGCACAACAGTAGGATCGGCTCCGTCAGCGATCGGCGCCGCGCCGGCGAGCCGTAGTGACCGGGCGGCGGCGTCTCGCTCTCCTTCTGCAGGTGGAATCACCCGGCGGATGGTTCGGACGCACAAAGGGACTCTTCCCCTGACGGACTTCGTGGGCCGAGAGCAGCAGTACGACGAGGACAAGTTCGTGGCTGTGCCGGTTAAGAAAGGTGATTTCCCGCAAGTTTAATGTTGTTCTGCTCATTTTCTTCAGCGATTTTAAAATTTATACtcactttctttccttttctgaagcaaatatcAAGCTTTTTATGGGTTTTAAGAAGACATCAATTGATTTTTCTAAGCTTTTACACGTCACAGTTACTGAACTATTGATCCTGTATCAGGCTGGCTGCAGACTTTGATCGTCGGGTTGCTGCTACAGTTGAAGATTAAACACTGAAGACATCAGGGCCCCTCGGCTCTGGAGCAACTCGAACTAAAACGCTTGAAAACAGACTTGTTTTTTAGACTTTCCTTCAGATCATGTCACTTTTTCCCCCTTGAATTGATCTGGTTTACTCCCATATCTCCCTCCTCCCAACCGATTTCTATATATAGAACAAATATGAAATTGAATAAGCTCATTGTGAGATGTTTAATTGCAGTCAGACATTATTAGATTATATCATGAGAAAGAAAACCTTCATTTGGCACCTCTTTTACACAGAGTAAGAACAAGAAACCAAAATTAACTGTAGAAGCATTTGtcagaaaaagttgaaaagtgaACATTAAAAGAGGGAAATGAAGTTAAAGAGCAGAAGACCTTTAAAACAGTTGCTTTTATCAGTCTGATTTGACTCGGTACTAGATACACGCTCCACCAAAATTTTGCTTAACTGATCTGATGAACTCCCTCATTCAGTTTTAGGTCACGAAATGTGAGAAATCGACCTGAAACTGCTGATTAAATCCGGCGAATCAGCCGCTCattgacagctgtgtgtgtgtgtgtgtgtgtgttcaggcggGGTCGTCCTCATCCACGGGGAGGTGGTGCATCGCAGCGCCGTCAACACGTCGGACGACTCGCGCCACGTCTACACCTTCCACCTGATGGAG is from Salarias fasciatus chromosome 7 unlocalized genomic scaffold, fSalaFa1.1 super_scaffold_4, whole genome shotgun sequence and encodes:
- the LOC115382932 gene encoding phytanoyl-CoA dioxygenase domain-containing protein 1-like isoform X1, producing MDFMTDRDVEKYRRDGFVVMDGLLSPQECDQLRQRMAEIVDEMDVPDHCRITFSTDHDEQLKEQMQGNADYFITSGDKIRFFFEKGVFDDKGEFIVPKQRSINKIGHALHAYEPLYKKVTHSPKVQGIAKKLGLVSPVILQGMYIFKQPGIGGEVTPHQDATFLYTEPLGRVMGLWIALEDATVNNGCLWFIPGSHNSGITRRMVRTHKGTLPLTDFVGREQQYDEDKFVAVPVKKGGVVLIHGEVVHRSAVNTSDDSRHVYTFHLMEAQDTRWSADNWLQPSEELPFPPLYTK
- the LOC115382932 gene encoding phytanoyl-CoA dioxygenase domain-containing protein 1-like isoform X2, encoding MDFMTDRDVEKYRRDGFVVMDGLLSPQECDQLRQRMAEIVDEMDVPDHCRITFSTDHDEQLKEQGNADYFITSGDKIRFFFEKGVFDDKGEFIVPKQRSINKIGHALHAYEPLYKKVTHSPKVQGIAKKLGLVSPVILQGMYIFKQPGIGGEVTPHQDATFLYTEPLGRVMGLWIALEDATVNNGCLWFIPGSHNSGITRRMVRTHKGTLPLTDFVGREQQYDEDKFVAVPVKKGGVVLIHGEVVHRSAVNTSDDSRHVYTFHLMEAQDTRWSADNWLQPSEELPFPPLYTK